A single region of the Paenibacillus thermoaerophilus genome encodes:
- a CDS encoding DUF3343 domain-containing protein — MMLIAFDSTQQALRTEMLLEYADIDIDIRPTPKEITAGCALSIEFPEEQLNTVQEIIEQEKVEIRGIYQYMDGVYRLVGH, encoded by the coding sequence ATGATGCTGATTGCGTTCGATTCCACCCAACAGGCGCTGCGAACGGAGATGCTGCTGGAATATGCCGATATCGACATCGACATCCGTCCGACGCCAAAGGAGATTACGGCCGGATGCGCGCTATCGATCGAGTTTCCCGAAGAGCAGCTCAACACGGTGCAAGAGATCATTGAACAAGAAAAGGTTGAAATTCGAGGAATATACCAATATATGGATGGTGTCTACCGATTAGTCGGTCATTGA
- a CDS encoding mechanosensitive ion channel family protein codes for MLEWISALSTASSGGNVKSGFEEFKETISSTLMSGQFWAEALFVLFKIVLVLLIARIIIVVSDKTIQHLIKDREESRLKIDPRRTRTIGKLIRNIITYAINFIAILLILSQLNINLAPLLAGAGIVGLAIGFGAQSLVKDVITGFFIIFEDQFAVGDVIQVNQFKGTVEEIGLRVTKIRSWTGEVHILPNGSITEVTNFSVHNTLAVIDVTVAFEADVQKAMDLMKQTVDRVHLESEEIVKPPEVLGVQALGATGVVLRVIAECKPNQHIGIGRKLNLEIKRAFDEAGIEIAYPRMVTYHRQEAKGGA; via the coding sequence ATGCTGGAATGGATCTCGGCCTTGAGCACGGCGTCGAGCGGCGGCAACGTGAAAAGCGGCTTTGAAGAGTTCAAGGAAACGATCTCGTCGACGTTGATGTCCGGGCAATTTTGGGCGGAGGCGCTGTTCGTCCTCTTCAAGATTGTTTTGGTGCTGTTGATCGCAAGAATTATCATCGTGGTGTCGGATAAGACCATTCAGCATTTGATCAAGGACCGCGAGGAAAGTCGCCTGAAGATCGATCCCCGCCGCACGCGCACAATCGGCAAGCTGATCCGCAATATAATCACGTACGCCATCAATTTCATCGCGATTCTGCTTATTCTGAGCCAACTGAATATCAATCTGGCGCCGCTGCTGGCAGGGGCGGGAATCGTCGGTCTGGCGATCGGATTCGGCGCGCAGAGCCTGGTCAAAGACGTCATTACCGGATTTTTCATCATATTCGAGGATCAATTTGCCGTAGGCGACGTTATTCAGGTCAATCAGTTCAAGGGCACGGTCGAGGAGATCGGCTTGCGCGTCACGAAGATCCGCAGTTGGACGGGGGAAGTCCATATTTTGCCGAACGGATCGATTACGGAGGTTACGAACTTCTCCGTACATAACACGCTTGCCGTTATCGATGTGACGGTGGCGTTCGAGGCGGATGTGCAGAAAGCGATGGATTTGATGAAACAGACGGTGGACCGCGTTCATCTCGAATCGGAAGAAATCGTCAAACCGCCGGAGGTTCTCGGGGTTCAGGCGCTGGGGGCGACTGGCGTCGTGCTGCGTGTCATCGCGGAGTGCAAGCCGAACCAGCACATCGGCATCGGACGCAAGCTGAACCTGGAGATTAAGCGCGCCTTCGACGAGGCGGGAATCGAGATCGCTTATCCGCGCATGGTGACGTATCATCGTCAAGAGGCGAAGGGAGGGGCTTGA
- a CDS encoding DUF951 domain-containing protein: MERKVFQLGDIVEMKKQHPCGTNRWEVIRMGMDIRIRCEGCKHSVLIPRAEFEKKLRKVLVSKQAEEAKPDNEK, from the coding sequence GTGGAACGTAAAGTCTTTCAACTGGGCGACATTGTGGAGATGAAGAAGCAGCATCCGTGCGGGACGAACCGGTGGGAAGTGATCCGCATGGGCATGGACATCCGCATCCGCTGCGAGGGCTGCAAGCATAGCGTGCTGATTCCGAGGGCGGAGTTCGAGAAAAAACTGCGCAAGGTGCTGGTGTCGAAGCAGGCCGAAGAAGCCAAACCGGATAACGAAAAATAA
- a CDS encoding YjzC family protein — MGEPTHFRPGDKAPNDGEYIEVGEYNPHMGITDPKHITLKKGERFPETTNDRRHWMKKAKPVH; from the coding sequence ATGGGCGAACCCACACATTTCCGCCCCGGAGACAAAGCGCCGAACGACGGCGAATACATCGAGGTTGGGGAGTACAATCCGCACATGGGGATAACGGACCCGAAGCACATCACGCTCAAAAAAGGGGAACGGTTCCCGGAAACGACAAACGACAGACGCCACTGGATGAAAAAAGCGAAGCCGGTGCACTAA